A segment of the bacterium genome:
CGTTTTGAAGCCGCCGAGCATGCAGGATGTCACCGTCGTAGAGTTCTGCTTCTGGACGCCGCGCATCATCATGCAGAAATGCTGCGCTTCTATAATCACGCCAACGCCCTTCGGCTTCAGCACCTGGCATATCGCGTCCGCGATCTGGTTCGTCATCCGCTCCTGCAGCTGCAGCCGCCGGGCGAACACGTCCACGATGCGCGGCAGCTTTGACAACCCGACCACGCGGCCGTTGGGGATGTACGCGATGTGCGCGTAGCCGTGGATGGGCAGCATGTGGTGCTCGCAGAGCGAATAGACTTCGATGTCCTTTACGAGCACCATTTCGTCTATCTTTTCCTCGAATACCGCGTCGCCCACGACGTCTTCCACGGTCAGCCGGTAGCCGCTGGTGAGGAATTCCATGGACTGCGCGATCCGCCGCGGCGTCTCAACCAGCCCTTCCCGTCCTGCGTTCTCGCCGATTTCGGCAAGCACGTCGCGGTAAAGCTGCATCAGCCGCGGGTTGGCGGCGCCGCTGCCGTTGAGCGCGGCTTCGCGTTCCGACCGTACAAGGTCTTCTTGCATCTGCGTCATTTCGGACCTCCGGGTCCGTAGTATGTCACGAAATTTCTTTCCGTTTCGAACAGCTTGATCGAATACAGCCGCGCGCCGGGGATTCTGCCGTCGAGCCTTTCCCAGAACGCCACCGCCAGGTTTTCCACCGAGGGAATGATTCCCGCAAGCCAGGGCACGTCGGTGTTCAAATGCTTGTGGTCCACCTCGGAGATGATCCGCTCCCTGATTAGGTCGCGGAGAATCTTCAAATCGACAAGGTATCCCGTTTTGGGGTCGGGTTCGCCGGCGACGCTCACTTCCAGCCTGTAGTTGTGTCCGTGGCCGCTCGGATTGTTGCAATAGCCGTATATGCGCGCGTTATCCTCGTCGGACAGCGCCGGATTGTGAAGCCGGTGCGCCGCCGAAAACTCCTCGACCCTGGTTATGACGACCTCCGCCATGCGGCAACCCTGCGCATGATACCGCGCTTTGCTTAAAGATGCGCTCCGCGACGACAGCCCAAAACCAAAAACCGCAAGTGTCGCAACATTCTCAATTTCCGCTGCTTGAACAGGCCGAAAAATCGAAATTACTTTTGGCTTTCTCGGCCGCACATCCCTTGGAAAAGCCAGTGGAAAAATTACCGCCGCAGATCAATCCGCCGGATTCCCCCATGCTATTCTTTCGCCGGTGAACCTTTTTCCCCAGCCGGTGCTTTTGTTCGACGCGACGGGGCTTATCTTCCGCGCGTACTACTCCATCCCGAACAACCTGACCGCGCCCGACGGCACGGTGACGAACGCGATCCACGGGGTGCTGGGCAGCATAGTCAAGATCGAGGACGAGGTTCGCCCAAGCGTGACCGCGATGATTTTCGACGCGGGCCGCCGCACATTCCGCCAGGACGAGTACGCCGCATACAAGGCCAACCGGCCGGAGCCGCCCGACGACCTGCGCCCGCAATTCGCGCTGACCATCGAGATGGCACGCACCCTCGGCGTGCCGACGCTTGTGGAGCAGGGAGTCGAAGCCGACGATTTGATCGCGTCGTGCGCGATGGAGGCGGTGCGCCGCGGGCATCCCGTCGCGGTGCTCACGAGCGACCGCG
Coding sequences within it:
- the folE gene encoding GTP cyclohydrolase I FolE, which translates into the protein MQEDLVRSEREAALNGSGAANPRLMQLYRDVLAEIGENAGREGLVETPRRIAQSMEFLTSGYRLTVEDVVGDAVFEEKIDEMVLVKDIEVYSLCEHHMLPIHGYAHIAYIPNGRVVGLSKLPRIVDVFARRLQLQERMTNQIADAICQVLKPKGVGVIIEAQHFCMMMRGVQKQNSTTVTSCMLGGFKTRSETRAEFLQLVYGPNGRR
- a CDS encoding 6-carboxytetrahydropterin synthase, with amino-acid sequence MAEVVITRVEEFSAAHRLHNPALSDEDNARIYGYCNNPSGHGHNYRLEVSVAGEPDPKTGYLVDLKILRDLIRERIISEVDHKHLNTDVPWLAGIIPSVENLAVAFWERLDGRIPGARLYSIKLFETERNFVTYYGPGGPK